One genomic window of Candidatus Nitrospira inopinata includes the following:
- a CDS encoding substrate-binding domain-containing protein, translating to MKHVDRFPDSPHPIANHLKSFRQQKGLSQSELAALAGVTRQAISAIESNQYLPATGVALQLASALGCRVEDLFSLAPAEETIGGTMVGHMPVDSTPQAPIRVKVSMVGKRVVIRPVENLGELLPYTVSADGYMNSPSLGSSVRVTLARERHAIEQEIWVAGCDPAIFLAGEYLRRQKDSASVVGWTMGSRAALHALERCEVHVAGIHLYDPISGESNLPFLRRWLKGSNYAVITFATWEEGLLVHPGNPKSIRTVADLANPAVTLVNREEGSGARLLLDQRLRAAEIAPAMIRGYDQIVRSHFAVARAVATHQADVGISVRSAARQFGLDFISLQTARYDLVVPKLYLTSHPTLSHLFDTLTIKAFRHEIESLGGYDTSETGKLHCLRSA from the coding sequence ATGAAACATGTTGATCGATTCCCTGACTCCCCACACCCCATTGCCAACCATCTCAAGTCCTTCCGTCAGCAGAAAGGCCTCTCCCAATCTGAATTAGCCGCTCTTGCCGGCGTCACCAGGCAGGCCATCTCGGCAATCGAATCCAATCAGTACTTGCCCGCCACCGGCGTGGCGCTTCAATTGGCGTCGGCGCTGGGCTGCCGCGTCGAGGATTTGTTTTCCCTGGCTCCTGCGGAGGAGACAATCGGGGGGACGATGGTGGGTCACATGCCAGTGGACAGCACGCCACAGGCGCCGATTCGTGTCAAGGTGTCGATGGTGGGCAAACGGGTGGTCATCCGGCCCGTCGAGAATTTGGGCGAGTTGCTCCCCTACACCGTTTCTGCCGACGGCTACATGAACTCGCCTTCGTTAGGGTCGTCAGTGCGCGTGACTCTGGCGCGGGAGCGGCATGCCATTGAACAGGAAATTTGGGTCGCCGGGTGCGATCCGGCCATTTTTCTGGCCGGCGAATATCTCCGGCGCCAGAAAGACTCTGCCTCTGTCGTCGGGTGGACGATGGGCAGTCGGGCAGCCCTTCACGCGCTGGAGCGGTGTGAAGTCCACGTGGCGGGCATTCATCTCTACGACCCTATATCCGGCGAATCCAATCTGCCGTTTTTAAGGCGGTGGTTGAAAGGGTCCAACTATGCCGTGATCACCTTCGCCACCTGGGAAGAAGGGCTCTTGGTTCATCCCGGCAATCCCAAATCCATCCGCACCGTCGCCGATCTGGCTAACCCCGCTGTCACGCTGGTCAACCGTGAAGAGGGGTCCGGCGCGCGACTGCTGCTCGATCAACGATTGCGGGCAGCGGAGATTGCGCCGGCCATGATTCGGGGCTATGACCAAATCGTGCGATCACATTTTGCGGTGGCGCGGGCCGTCGCCACCCATCAGGCCGACGTCGGCATCAGCGTCCGCTCCGCGGCGCGGCAGTTCGGACTCGATTTCATTTCCCTTCAAACGGCTCGCTATGACCTGGTCGTGCCGAAGCTTTATTTGACGTCTCACCCAACGCTGAGCCATCTGTTCGATACGTTGACCATCAAGGCCTTTCGTCATGAGATCGAATCCTTAGGCGGCTACGACACCAGCGAGACCGGAAAGCTCCACTGTCTCCGATCCGCCTGA
- a CDS encoding alginate export family protein, producing MGYSNLLLNVRELEQEIEHEIEEIIHTADEKRKPGKRTEPADDVLTQIREHEWSRYVKTLLTMPDWIDLGFENRTRFETMDHPVNRSAAAGGGRTDAQIALRSRLRTQLGGNGPLRILFEGQDARSFLDRDPGDFRNATTVNEFDVLQLFGSITARNLFGTGLRTDVHFGRMTLDFGRRRLVARNDYRNTTNAFDGVHWYLAKDGAWRLRAFFTEPVTRFLDSADSVNHKNTFWGAYAESRYFPWLKGDIYYLGLNDRRTPDVNEHRTYSTVGFRLFKDDKPGELDYELESTYQFGTKGREDHFAYFQHLDLGYTFDVAWTPRIVLHGDYASGDRDPNDGKSRRFDSLFGARRFEYMPTGIVGPFFRTNLTGGGWRLIVAPAKGWILQIKQRFWYLAESRDFFGSSGLRDTTGGSGRNLGHDLELRAQWFISNNLDFDVGWWHWFKGSYFERLPPTAGLPAGGEKDTDYFYIQMRVRM from the coding sequence TTGGGGTACTCCAATCTTCTTCTGAACGTGAGGGAACTCGAACAGGAAATCGAGCACGAGATCGAGGAAATCATCCACACGGCTGATGAAAAACGAAAACCGGGCAAACGAACGGAACCGGCCGACGATGTCCTCACTCAAATCCGGGAGCATGAATGGTCGCGATATGTGAAAACTCTGCTAACCATGCCCGACTGGATAGACCTGGGGTTTGAGAACCGCACGAGATTTGAAACAATGGACCACCCCGTCAACAGGAGCGCGGCGGCCGGAGGAGGACGGACCGATGCCCAGATCGCCCTCCGTTCCCGATTGCGGACTCAATTGGGGGGCAATGGCCCGCTCCGAATTCTGTTCGAAGGACAGGACGCCCGGTCGTTCCTGGACCGAGACCCGGGAGATTTTCGAAATGCGACGACGGTCAATGAGTTTGATGTCCTGCAATTGTTCGGATCGATCACCGCGCGCAATCTGTTCGGGACCGGCTTGCGGACCGACGTCCACTTTGGCCGAATGACGCTCGACTTCGGCCGCCGTCGGCTCGTCGCACGAAACGATTACCGCAATACGACGAACGCGTTCGACGGTGTGCATTGGTATCTCGCCAAAGACGGCGCGTGGCGGCTGAGAGCGTTTTTCACCGAACCGGTCACCCGCTTTCTGGACAGTGCGGACAGCGTGAACCATAAAAACACGTTTTGGGGCGCCTATGCCGAGAGCCGCTATTTCCCCTGGCTCAAGGGAGATATCTATTACCTCGGCTTGAACGATCGGCGAACTCCCGACGTGAACGAACATCGTACCTATTCGACCGTTGGATTCCGCCTCTTCAAGGATGACAAGCCAGGAGAACTCGATTATGAATTAGAAAGTACTTACCAGTTCGGCACCAAGGGGAGAGAAGACCACTTTGCTTACTTCCAACATCTTGATCTGGGATACACGTTTGACGTTGCATGGACACCTCGAATCGTCCTGCATGGCGATTATGCCAGCGGCGATCGCGATCCGAACGATGGCAAGAGCCGGCGGTTCGACTCCCTGTTCGGAGCTCGTCGATTCGAGTACATGCCAACTGGCATTGTCGGCCCCTTTTTCAGAACCAATCTCACCGGCGGGGGCTGGCGCCTCATCGTGGCCCCGGCCAAGGGCTGGATTCTCCAAATCAAGCAGCGATTCTGGTACTTGGCTGAAAGCAGGGACTTTTTTGGAAGTTCCGGCTTGCGGGATACCACGGGAGGCTCGGGAAGGAACTTGGGACACGACCTGGAACTTCGCGCTCAGTGGTTCATCTCCAATAATTTGGACTTCGACGTCGGCTGGTGGCACTGGTTCAAGGGGTCGTACTTTGAGCGACTCCCCCCCACAGCCGGTCTGCCAGCCGGCGGCGAAAAAGATACGGATTATTTCTATATCCAGATGCGAGTCAGAATGTAA
- the modA gene encoding molybdate ABC transporter substrate-binding protein, with protein sequence MWHVPQNKQSRSCVLWIACAVLVVTVFAGSCQALATEILVAAAADLNFAIKDIIAEFEQKTGHRVKLSLGSSGNFYSQISNGAPFEIFFSADIDFPRKLEEAHLTVPNTIFPYAVGRLVVWVTKESPIDVEKAGIDALLDPSVKKIAIANPRHAPYGRAAVAAMKHFGLHDKVESKFVLGENIAQTAQFIQSGNADIGIIALSLAMAPSLREVGRFWEIPLTAYPRMEQGAVILETAKKNGSFDAVKQFADWVSTPAGRAVLKRYGFYMPEEAHTHGK encoded by the coding sequence ATGTGGCACGTTCCTCAAAACAAACAGAGCCGCTCTTGTGTTTTATGGATCGCTTGCGCCGTACTGGTTGTCACGGTGTTCGCCGGTTCCTGCCAGGCCCTGGCAACCGAGATTCTGGTGGCAGCCGCCGCCGATTTGAACTTTGCCATCAAGGATATCATTGCCGAGTTCGAGCAGAAGACGGGGCACCGGGTGAAACTGTCGTTGGGATCGTCGGGCAATTTCTACTCACAGATTTCCAACGGAGCACCGTTTGAGATTTTCTTTTCGGCCGACATTGACTTCCCACGCAAACTTGAAGAAGCGCACCTGACCGTCCCCAATACGATTTTCCCCTATGCCGTCGGACGACTCGTCGTGTGGGTCACCAAGGAATCACCCATCGACGTGGAAAAGGCGGGCATCGATGCACTTCTTGATCCATCAGTCAAAAAGATCGCCATCGCCAATCCAAGACATGCGCCCTATGGACGGGCAGCCGTCGCCGCCATGAAGCATTTCGGTCTCCATGACAAAGTCGAATCAAAATTTGTGCTGGGCGAGAATATCGCGCAGACGGCTCAATTCATTCAGTCTGGCAACGCGGACATCGGCATCATCGCCCTGTCGCTGGCCATGGCCCCCTCCTTGAGAGAAGTCGGGCGCTTTTGGGAAATTCCCCTCACGGCCTACCCTCGAATGGAACAGGGAGCCGTAATTCTTGAAACAGCCAAGAAGAACGGTTCTTTTGACGCAGTGAAACAATTCGCCGACTGGGTGTCGACTCCAGCCGGACGAGCCGTGCTCAAACGGTATGGGTTTTACATGCCGGAAGAAGCACATACCCACGGCAAGTAG
- the modB gene encoding molybdate ABC transporter permease subunit, which translates to MNWTTVTTTLELATVTATILLLIGIPIAYWLTFSQWRWKFLVEAVVALPLVLPPTVLGYYVLVGLGSQSWLGRFIEQVIGHRLPFTFEGLVIASCLYSFPFAVQPLTVGFSAVNPRLIEASWTLGVSKLGTFFRVILPQSLPGVLTAVVLSFAHTVGEFGVVLMVGGNIEGVTRTISIEIYDEVQAFNFDVAGQTALMLLIFSFAVLSVVYAVNRNVWSLWPEVFGKQPRGSHGG; encoded by the coding sequence ATGAATTGGACGACCGTCACCACCACACTAGAATTGGCAACCGTCACAGCTACTATCCTGTTGCTGATCGGGATCCCCATCGCCTACTGGCTCACCTTCTCACAGTGGCGGTGGAAGTTCCTCGTTGAAGCGGTGGTGGCTCTTCCGTTGGTGTTGCCGCCCACCGTCCTTGGATACTACGTGTTGGTGGGACTGGGCTCGCAAAGCTGGCTCGGCCGATTCATTGAACAGGTGATCGGCCATCGCTTGCCGTTTACGTTCGAAGGACTGGTGATAGCCTCCTGCCTCTACAGTTTTCCCTTCGCCGTTCAGCCGTTGACGGTCGGATTCTCCGCCGTCAATCCTCGGCTGATCGAAGCTTCATGGACGTTGGGCGTCTCAAAACTGGGGACGTTTTTCCGCGTGATCCTGCCGCAGTCGCTTCCCGGCGTTTTGACGGCAGTCGTCTTGAGCTTCGCCCACACGGTCGGCGAGTTCGGCGTGGTGCTCATGGTTGGAGGGAACATCGAAGGTGTGACCAGGACGATTTCCATCGAGATCTACGACGAAGTCCAAGCGTTCAATTTCGACGTCGCAGGACAGACCGCCTTAATGCTCCTGATCTTTTCGTTCGCCGTGCTGTCAGTCGTGTATGCCGTGAACCGGAACGTCTGGTCCCTATGGCCGGAGGTCTTCGGCAAACAGCCAAGAGGGTCCCATGGCGGCTGA
- a CDS encoding ABC transporter ATP-binding protein: protein MAAELMADIEKAYLNGPLIRAKFSMPVDHGHVAVLFGLSGSGKTTVLRCLAGLERLTKGRIIFNGDIWADVERGIMVPPQRRAVGFVFQDYALFPHLTVAENIAYGMSSCSRSERQRRLASLLEQMQLTGLERRKPQTLSGGQQQRVALARALARNPRLLLLDEPLSALDLPTQLRLRGELRALLHQIGIPAILITHDWSEVLSLGDSVVVMAQGGVLQTGSPQEVFTRPTHPDVAALVGVDTLVPGEVVQREAGLVHVQVGARTIVAIDSPEDGFTACYVSIRGENVALDREPMAAGSARNHLAGQVVEIQPSGQLDRVVVDVGFRLVALVTPLAVKELKLTQGSPITATIKAAAIHIIPR, encoded by the coding sequence ATGGCGGCTGAACTCATGGCCGACATTGAGAAGGCCTATCTTAATGGCCCGCTCATTCGAGCAAAATTCTCCATGCCGGTCGATCACGGCCACGTGGCCGTGCTGTTCGGTCTTTCCGGCTCAGGAAAGACCACCGTGTTGCGTTGCCTCGCCGGATTGGAGCGCCTTACCAAAGGTCGGATCATCTTTAACGGGGACATCTGGGCCGACGTGGAGCGTGGCATCATGGTTCCACCGCAACGACGAGCCGTGGGGTTTGTGTTCCAAGACTATGCCTTGTTTCCCCACCTGACCGTCGCGGAGAACATTGCCTACGGCATGTCCTCCTGCTCCAGAAGCGAGCGACAACGACGGCTCGCCTCCTTGCTTGAGCAAATGCAGTTGACCGGCTTGGAACGCCGCAAGCCGCAAACGCTCTCAGGAGGCCAACAGCAACGAGTGGCACTGGCGCGCGCCTTGGCACGAAATCCTCGGCTTCTCTTGCTGGATGAACCGCTCTCGGCCTTGGATCTGCCGACGCAGTTGCGCCTGAGAGGCGAACTCCGCGCCCTGCTGCATCAAATCGGAATCCCTGCCATTTTGATCACCCACGATTGGAGTGAGGTGCTCTCCCTCGGCGATTCCGTCGTGGTGATGGCTCAAGGGGGAGTCTTGCAAACCGGATCGCCGCAAGAGGTCTTCACCCGACCCACGCATCCGGATGTGGCCGCGCTGGTCGGGGTGGACACTCTGGTTCCCGGCGAGGTGGTCCAGCGCGAGGCCGGCCTTGTCCACGTACAAGTGGGGGCTCGAACGATCGTCGCCATTGACTCACCCGAAGATGGGTTCACGGCTTGTTACGTCTCGATTCGCGGCGAAAACGTGGCGCTTGATCGTGAGCCGATGGCAGCCGGGAGCGCCCGCAATCATTTGGCCGGTCAAGTGGTCGAGATTCAACCAAGCGGCCAACTGGATCGGGTCGTCGTGGACGTCGGATTCCGTTTGGTCGCCTTGGTGACCCCCCTCGCCGTCAAGGAATTGAAATTGACCCAGGGCTCCCCTATCACCGCGACCATCAAGGCTGCGGCCATTCACATTATTCCACGGTGA
- a CDS encoding VOC family protein — protein sequence MTRPIFWTIFSVAVGAVLLTTTPPTAIGQETEPIDIELEGQRQPDHQQAARLERCLSFPPPSNGASSFESVQIETANILLYEQFFELFLRAQPVFRMDHPLVDHIRAYCYRHVLIVVRQDLKTPRPTGWVQVNFLVRDIETIHRELEEAGRRLASIEQGMQKNPFPLRIKRMIPRNQCRVDRLEVSGPEGFMIGFNQIHKETCRPPAINDDPRQ from the coding sequence ATGACCAGACCCATCTTCTGGACGATCTTTTCTGTTGCCGTGGGAGCGGTTCTGCTCACCACGACACCACCGACAGCCATCGGTCAAGAGACAGAGCCAATTGACATTGAATTGGAGGGGCAGCGACAGCCCGATCACCAGCAGGCCGCTCGATTGGAACGATGCCTCTCTTTTCCTCCGCCCTCCAATGGAGCCTCATCCTTTGAGAGTGTGCAGATTGAAACGGCCAATATCCTGCTCTATGAACAGTTCTTCGAGCTGTTTCTCCGCGCGCAACCGGTGTTCCGCATGGACCATCCGCTGGTCGATCACATCAGAGCCTATTGTTATCGCCACGTCTTGATCGTCGTCCGTCAGGATCTCAAGACTCCCAGACCGACCGGATGGGTGCAGGTGAATTTCCTTGTGCGGGACATCGAGACCATCCACCGAGAATTGGAAGAAGCCGGCCGCCGGCTTGCATCAATAGAACAGGGGATGCAAAAGAATCCGTTTCCCCTGCGCATCAAGCGCATGATCCCACGCAACCAGTGCCGGGTCGATCGCTTGGAGGTCTCCGGTCCTGAAGGATTCATGATCGGCTTCAATCAGATTCACAAAGAGACGTGTCGCCCACCGGCGATCAACGATGATCCTCGTCAATGA
- a CDS encoding MFS transporter gives MTSLPWINRTVVGIVLATFLSDFSHEMCTAVLPLYLATVGLGPAALGVIEGVADFLVSLSKLAGGVVGHHVEHKRPWTTVGYLVTTLATGAIGLVGGLASLVSLRSLAWIGRGFRGPLRDSMLADAVNPSYFGRAYGLERAGDMLGAVAGPLVATLLVWGGIEFRTVILWTLAPGLLAAAAIFFLAQERPAPQVSQSDAVRPRPGWRAFPRSFWLFLAGVFLFGLGDFSRTFLVLLGAQQFGETSLHAEGALSAAILLYTAHNLISALAAYPIGSRADRGSKLSILLWGYGLGVGTNLLLAWAGASVGGLLIAVACSGVYIAVEETLEKAVVAERLPRELRSLGLGLLACANAVGDMVSSLYVGYLLDHHQAEAAFGIAAFCGAIGVLWLMLIKTRVGVVKQG, from the coding sequence ATGACGTCTCTTCCCTGGATCAACCGCACCGTCGTCGGGATCGTGCTCGCCACCTTTCTGTCCGACTTTAGCCACGAGATGTGCACGGCGGTTCTTCCCCTCTACCTGGCGACCGTCGGACTGGGCCCCGCCGCGCTGGGGGTGATCGAAGGGGTCGCGGACTTCTTGGTCAGTCTCTCCAAACTCGCGGGGGGCGTGGTCGGCCATCACGTCGAACACAAACGACCTTGGACGACCGTGGGCTATCTCGTCACCACGCTCGCGACCGGCGCCATTGGCTTGGTTGGAGGACTGGCCTCGCTGGTGTCGCTCAGGAGCCTCGCCTGGATCGGGCGAGGATTTCGCGGGCCGCTTCGGGACTCGATGTTGGCCGATGCCGTGAACCCCTCCTATTTTGGGCGGGCCTATGGGCTCGAACGGGCCGGTGACATGTTGGGCGCCGTGGCCGGGCCGTTGGTCGCTACCCTGTTGGTCTGGGGCGGAATCGAGTTTCGGACGGTCATTCTCTGGACCCTGGCGCCGGGGCTGCTGGCGGCGGCGGCCATTTTTTTTCTGGCGCAGGAGCGTCCGGCACCGCAGGTATCTCAATCCGATGCCGTGAGACCGCGCCCCGGCTGGCGTGCGTTTCCCCGCTCGTTCTGGTTGTTTTTGGCGGGGGTGTTTCTCTTTGGGTTGGGTGACTTTTCTCGCACCTTTCTGGTGCTGTTGGGAGCCCAACAGTTCGGAGAAACCAGCCTGCATGCCGAGGGAGCCCTCTCGGCCGCGATTCTCCTGTACACGGCTCATAACCTGATCAGCGCCCTCGCCGCCTATCCGATCGGCTCTCGCGCCGATCGGGGGAGCAAACTCTCGATCCTCCTCTGGGGGTACGGGCTCGGCGTCGGCACCAACCTGCTGCTTGCTTGGGCGGGAGCTTCTGTCGGCGGCCTGTTGATCGCCGTCGCTTGTTCGGGCGTGTACATCGCCGTGGAAGAGACGCTCGAAAAGGCGGTCGTCGCGGAACGACTCCCGCGGGAACTGCGGAGCCTTGGCTTGGGACTCTTGGCCTGCGCGAACGCCGTGGGTGACATGGTCTCAAGCCTCTACGTCGGCTATCTGCTTGACCACCATCAAGCGGAGGCGGCGTTCGGCATCGCGGCCTTCTGTGGCGCGATCGGCGTGCTCTGGCTCATGCTCATAAAAACGCGGGTCGGCGTCGTCAAACAGGGTTAG
- a CDS encoding arsenic resistance protein encodes MALDRLTLERRQVWIYLLAILAGLLVGSAWNGVGRPFEALLWPSLMVLLYTTFVQVPVLHLRDAFRDHRFVTAILTGNFVVVPLVVWMLVQWLPPDPMLRLGVLLVLLVPCTDWFITFSQLGGGNVPRAIAVTPVNLLLQLLLLPLYLWLMLGADLSEALPPADIWPALAVVLLPLGVAAASERWIEARAGRTWLRERLAWWPVPLLALVVFLIAGAQVGAIRDALPLLPAVVPLFVVFLALAALIAKGLTELLTLPADQGRTVAFSLGTRNSFVVLPLALSLPADWHVAAIVIVVQSLVELFGMTIYLWWVPRHLFR; translated from the coding sequence ATGGCTTTGGATCGTCTGACCCTTGAGCGCAGGCAGGTCTGGATTTACCTGCTCGCCATTCTTGCCGGCTTGTTGGTGGGAAGCGCGTGGAACGGCGTCGGACGACCCTTCGAAGCGCTCTTGTGGCCGTCGCTGATGGTGCTGCTGTATACGACCTTTGTTCAGGTGCCGGTGCTGCATCTGCGCGACGCCTTTCGCGACCATCGGTTCGTGACGGCCATCCTGACCGGAAACTTCGTCGTCGTGCCCCTCGTGGTTTGGATGCTCGTGCAGTGGCTCCCGCCTGATCCGATGTTGCGACTGGGGGTGCTGCTCGTCCTGTTGGTGCCCTGCACCGACTGGTTCATCACCTTCAGCCAACTGGGGGGCGGCAATGTGCCTCGCGCGATCGCGGTGACGCCCGTGAACCTGCTGTTGCAGTTGTTGCTGCTGCCCCTCTATCTGTGGCTGATGCTCGGAGCCGACCTGTCGGAGGCCCTTCCACCCGCCGATATCTGGCCGGCGCTGGCCGTGGTTCTCCTTCCCCTCGGCGTCGCGGCCGCGTCGGAACGGTGGATCGAAGCCCGCGCAGGGCGCACATGGCTGCGCGAGCGCCTGGCCTGGTGGCCGGTGCCGCTCTTGGCGTTGGTCGTCTTCTTGATCGCGGGAGCGCAGGTCGGTGCGATACGGGACGCGCTGCCCCTCCTGCCGGCGGTCGTCCCGCTGTTCGTTGTGTTTTTGGCCCTGGCCGCCTTGATCGCCAAAGGGTTGACGGAACTGCTGACGCTGCCGGCCGATCAAGGGAGAACCGTGGCCTTCAGCCTCGGCACGCGCAATTCCTTCGTGGTGTTGCCCCTGGCCCTCTCACTGCCGGCCGACTGGCACGTCGCCGCCATCGTGATCGTCGTGCAATCGCTGGTCGAGCTCTTTGGAATGACGATCTACCTGTGGTGGGTCCCCCGCCACTTGTTCAGATAA
- the lexA gene encoding transcriptional repressor LexA has protein sequence MKPSELKRLREQLGLTQQQLAEALRTTRVTVARYETGMRRIPGTVSVAIEQLRQSAPPLTIPLAGTVAAGSPIEPIEQSESVEIPPGMLKGGTVFALRVKGDSMKDEGILPGDLVIVRKQDTARNGQTVVALVNREATIKIYVKKDTHIELRPANVTMAPIIVKPSDEFRIEGVLVGVIRHCAI, from the coding sequence ATGAAGCCAAGTGAACTCAAACGCCTTCGCGAGCAACTGGGCCTGACGCAGCAGCAGCTCGCCGAAGCGCTCAGGACAACCCGCGTCACTGTCGCCCGCTATGAAACCGGCATGAGACGGATTCCCGGAACCGTCTCCGTGGCCATCGAGCAGTTGCGGCAATCAGCCCCTCCTCTCACTATCCCGTTGGCGGGAACCGTTGCGGCCGGCTCCCCCATCGAGCCGATCGAGCAATCGGAATCAGTCGAGATTCCTCCCGGCATGTTGAAGGGAGGAACGGTCTTCGCGTTGCGCGTCAAGGGAGACTCCATGAAAGACGAGGGGATTTTGCCCGGCGATCTGGTCATCGTTCGCAAGCAAGACACGGCCAGGAACGGCCAAACCGTCGTGGCGCTGGTCAATCGCGAGGCCACGATCAAAATCTATGTCAAAAAGGACACCCACATTGAACTACGCCCGGCCAACGTGACGATGGCGCCCATCATCGTGAAACCGTCGGATGAGTTTCGCATTGAAGGGGTCCTGGTCGGCGTGATTCGACATTGTGCAATCTAG
- a CDS encoding Uma2 family endonuclease, whose amino-acid sequence MSTVSRSTKLTYEDYLLFPDDGRRHELIQGDHFTTPAPNTKHQRILGHLHVALYAYLRQHNIGQVYIAPYDVVLSDEDVVQPDLLFISTAQLSIVTDTNVRGTPDLIVEILSEATRKKDEVTKRKLYERYRVQEYWLVDPALETVKILRLSGAHYVRAAELAKEAQDVLTTPLLPGLSLPLADLFD is encoded by the coding sequence ATGTCCACCGTTTCACGTTCGACCAAGCTCACCTACGAAGACTATCTCCTGTTTCCCGATGACGGGAGGCGGCACGAGTTGATCCAGGGAGACCATTTCACGACTCCTGCGCCGAACACAAAGCATCAGCGGATCTTGGGACATCTGCACGTTGCCCTCTATGCGTATCTCCGGCAGCACAACATCGGTCAGGTCTATATTGCTCCCTATGACGTGGTGCTCTCCGACGAAGACGTGGTCCAACCGGACCTCTTATTCATCTCAACCGCGCAGCTTTCGATCGTCACCGACACCAACGTGCGGGGCACGCCCGATCTGATCGTCGAAATCCTCTCCGAGGCCACGCGCAAGAAGGACGAAGTCACCAAACGCAAACTGTACGAACGGTACAGGGTGCAGGAATACTGGCTCGTGGACCCGGCGCTGGAAACGGTCAAAATTCTCCGGCTGAGTGGAGCTCACTATGTGCGAGCCGCCGAACTCGCCAAAGAGGCCCAGGACGTCTTGACGACCCCATTGCTCCCCGGTTTGTCTCTGCCGCTCGCCGATCTCTTCGACTGA